The genomic stretch ATCAATCGCAAATGTCAGCGGTGTATTGCCAGAAACAAAAAATGGTTTTAGCTCTGCTGAAGGCGCGGCATCAGGGATTTTGACTTCCGATTCCATCCAAACTCGAGGCGCATCAGGGTCATTCTCATCAGCAGGATCAACAGCTCTATATTGAGCATGAGCGATTAGGCTGGTGGAGATAAATAACCAAACACCTACTTTTAGAAATTTATGAATCAAGTTCAAGAGTTATCCTCGGAAGAATCTTTTTTAGAGTCTCTATGATGGGGTTTAGGAAAATCAAGGGCTGATCCCCAGGGCATCATCATGAGTCTTGGGCCTTTTGATAAGAAACGCGCCAATTCTGAGAGGGCTAGCTCGTAAACTTCGCGTTTAAAGTCAATCACCACATCTAGAGGGATCCAATAGGGGCTCCATCTCCACCCATCAAATTCTGGATGACTGGTTGCTCTGAGACAGATATCGCTATCGCGACCTACCATGCGTAACAGGAACCAAATTTGTTTTTGACCGCGGTAAGTATGGCGTGCTGGTTTGCCATTGGCAGATCTAGCAGCATTCCCGCGGCGCAAGAATTCAGCTGGCACGTCATAACGCAGCCATTCGCGGGTACGTCCAATAATTTGAACGTGTTGCGGCTCTAGACCGATCTCCTCATGCAACTCGCGATACATTGCTTGTTCTGGTGTTTCCCCATGTTGTATGCCCCCCTGCGGGAACTGCCAGGAGTGTTGGCCAACACGTTTTCCCCAGAAAACTTCGTTGCGCTGATTGAGGAGAACGATGCCGACGTTGGGTCTATACCCTTCTCTGTCGAGCATATTCGTGCCTTAATCTCTTAATCCTTTAAAATCAATGAATTGATTATAGCTTTAGACCCCTCATTTTTTATAAAGATAAATATGAAAGCAACTCAGTTTTTTATTAGTACCCTTAAAGAAGCGCCTGCGGACGCTGAAATTGTTTCTCATAAGCTCATGATGAGAGCCGGCATGATCCGTAAATTGGGCGCCGGTATTTATAACTATCTGCCTATGGGCTTGAAAGTTATTAGAAAAGTAGAAAACATTATTCGCGAGGAAATGGATCGCGCGGGTGCTGTTGAATTGTTAATGCCTGTGATTCAGCCTGCTGAGTTATGGCAAGAAACTGGTCGTTGGGACAAGATGGGCCCTGAGTTATTGCGTATTAAAGACCGTCACGATAGAGACTTCTTGATTCAGCCAACTTCAGAAGAAGTGGTGACTGATATCGCTCGTCATGAAATCAAGAGTTACAAACAATTACCCGTGAATTTCTATCAAATTCAGACAAAATTCCGTGATGAGCGTCGTCCTCGTTTTGGCATCATGCGTGGCCGTGAATTCAGCATGAAGGATGCTTACTCATTCGATCGAGATGTTGAAGGAATGAAACAGTCTTATGCCAAGATGTTTGAAGCTTACAACAGAATTTTCACTAGACTTGGCTTGAAGTTTAGAGCGGTGGCGGCCGACAACGGCGCTATTGGTGGCACTGGTAGCCAAGAGTTTCACGTAATTGCTGATACTGGTGAAGATGCAATTGCTTATTGCCCGAGCTCTGATTACGCTGCAAATATTGAGACTGCCGAAGCCTTGTCATTAATTGCTGCGCGCGCACCAGGAAAAGAAACGTTAACTGAAGTAGCGACGCCTGGGAAAAACAAATGCGAGGAAGTGGCAGAGCTTTTAAAGTTGCCATTAGATCGAACAGTGAAATCAATTGTTTTAGCTGTTGATGGTGAAACTGGTGCTCAATTATTTCTGTTGTTAGTTCGTGGTGACCACGAGTTAAATGAAGTGAAGGCTAGCAAAGTGTCAGGTTTAACTGATTTCCGTTTTGCTAGTGAAGCAGAAATTGTTGAATATTTTGGTACGCCTCCTGGTTACTTAGGCCCTGTTAAAACGAAAAAACCATTAACTGTTGTGGCTGATCGCACTGTTGCCAATATGAGTGATTTTGTTTGTGGTGCCAATAAAGAAGGTTTCCACTTAAGTGGCGTGAACTGGGGTCGTGATTTGCCAGAACCATTAGTAGCCGACATTCGCAATGTTGTCGAAGGTGATGCTTCACCAGATGGCAAAGGCGTATTAGAAATTTGCCGGGGTATTGAGGTGGGACATATTTTCCAGTTGGGGACTCGTTATTCAGAAGCTATGAATTGCGTTTATCTAGATGAAAAGGGCCACTCTCAACCAATGGTGATGGGTTGCTATGGTGTGGGTGTGACGCGTGTTTTAGGTGCTGCGATTGAGCAATGTTTTGATGAGCGCGGTATTGTTTGGCCAGTTTCTATTGCGCCATTCCAAGTAGTGATTTGTCCAATGGGGTATGACCGTTCAGAAGCCGTACGTGAAACATCCGATCGTTTACACGCTGAACTTCAAGCCGCAGGCATTGAAGTTATTTTGGATGATCGTGGTGAGCGACCAGGGGCGATGTTTGCCGATTGGGAATTAATTGGTGTGCCTTACCGTGTGGTGATTGGTGATCGTGGTCTAAAAGAAGGTGGCCTTGAATTCCAAGCGCGCACGGATACTGAAGCGACGGTTGTGCCAGTTGCAGAGATGGCTGCCAAGGTGATTGCTGAAGTGAAGGCTAAGTTGCAGCACTCGTAAATCACAAATGCATT from Polynucleobacter sp. MWH-Spelu-300-X4 encodes the following:
- a CDS encoding RNA pyrophosphohydrolase gives rise to the protein MLDREGYRPNVGIVLLNQRNEVFWGKRVGQHSWQFPQGGIQHGETPEQAMYRELHEEIGLEPQHVQIIGRTREWLRYDVPAEFLRRGNAARSANGKPARHTYRGQKQIWFLLRMVGRDSDICLRATSHPEFDGWRWSPYWIPLDVVIDFKREVYELALSELARFLSKGPRLMMMPWGSALDFPKPHHRDSKKDSSEDNS
- a CDS encoding proline--tRNA ligase; the encoded protein is MKATQFFISTLKEAPADAEIVSHKLMMRAGMIRKLGAGIYNYLPMGLKVIRKVENIIREEMDRAGAVELLMPVIQPAELWQETGRWDKMGPELLRIKDRHDRDFLIQPTSEEVVTDIARHEIKSYKQLPVNFYQIQTKFRDERRPRFGIMRGREFSMKDAYSFDRDVEGMKQSYAKMFEAYNRIFTRLGLKFRAVAADNGAIGGTGSQEFHVIADTGEDAIAYCPSSDYAANIETAEALSLIAARAPGKETLTEVATPGKNKCEEVAELLKLPLDRTVKSIVLAVDGETGAQLFLLLVRGDHELNEVKASKVSGLTDFRFASEAEIVEYFGTPPGYLGPVKTKKPLTVVADRTVANMSDFVCGANKEGFHLSGVNWGRDLPEPLVADIRNVVEGDASPDGKGVLEICRGIEVGHIFQLGTRYSEAMNCVYLDEKGHSQPMVMGCYGVGVTRVLGAAIEQCFDERGIVWPVSIAPFQVVICPMGYDRSEAVRETSDRLHAELQAAGIEVILDDRGERPGAMFADWELIGVPYRVVIGDRGLKEGGLEFQARTDTEATVVPVAEMAAKVIAEVKAKLQHS